The Parcubacteria group bacterium genome contains a region encoding:
- a CDS encoding helix-turn-helix domain-containing protein gives MSEYKAITRQLRELGFNRNEAKTYVALTQLGESNATNIAKKAGLPRTTVISILQKLEGEKYISIHRYRGRSYFWIESPHMLKQAFMNRVKQADELGMLLADLYRSESDFPFAKIYDSKASIKSFIEKMILGMKKKSEIYTIENPHAGNYHKILSEEFFYAMLDLKKEKNIITKSLVTAGSIKDIRPQKIERQTIILREMPKDIAFKASFWIVGDTLVLFSGKYPFIVAIDHRIITDSMKSIFNYFWNISTQK, from the coding sequence ATGAGCGAATATAAAGCAATCACTAGACAACTGAGAGAATTAGGTTTCAATCGCAATGAAGCAAAGACGTATGTCGCTCTGACACAATTGGGAGAATCCAATGCTACAAATATTGCAAAAAAAGCCGGTCTCCCGCGAACGACTGTGATCAGCATCTTACAAAAACTGGAAGGCGAAAAGTACATTTCCATCCACAGATATCGCGGAAGAAGTTATTTTTGGATCGAGTCGCCACACATGCTCAAGCAGGCATTTATGAATCGTGTGAAGCAAGCAGATGAATTGGGCATGCTTTTGGCCGATCTTTATCGCTCAGAGTCTGATTTTCCTTTTGCAAAGATTTATGACAGCAAAGCGAGCATCAAATCATTTATTGAAAAAATGATACTTGGGATGAAGAAAAAAAGTGAGATTTACACGATAGAAAATCCGCATGCGGGAAATTATCATAAAATTTTATCGGAGGAATTTTTCTACGCAATGCTGGACTTGAAGAAAGAAAAAAATATTATCACAAAATCTCTGGTAACCGCAGGATCGATCAAAGACATCCGTCCACAAAAAATAGAAAGACAGACGATCATCCTCCGCGAAATGCCAAAGGACATCGCATTTAAGGCATCGTTCTGGATTGTTGGTGATACTCTGGTTCTGTTTTCCGGAAAATATCCCTTTATTGTAGCGATCGATCATCGCATCATAACGGACAGCATGAAAAGTATCTTCAACTATTTTTGGAACATTTCTACACAGAAATGA